CTCAGACCGTCGACGACCGTCGCGACGTCGTCGCGGGCCGCCTCGGGCGCCGTCGACCGGAGGTCGTCGAGGCTCCCGTCCGCCTGGGCGACGAGGGCGTCGATCGCCTCCGGCGGGCCGTCGTAGACGCCCGGCGCCGTTGCCGCCCCCGTCTCCTGGGCGACCCGGTCGACCTCGGCGGCCGCCTCGCAGTAGCCCGACACCTCGTCCACCGCCGCACCCTCGCCGCCGTCGCCTTCGCCGCCGAACGGGCCGAGCACGACGAACGCCGCCGCCGCCGCAGCGACCAGCGCGAGGGCCGGCAGCACCCGCCGACGGGCGCGGCCCGGCGGCCGGCGGCGGGGGCCGCCGGGCGCAGGCGCCGGCGGCTCGGCGCCGACCTTGGAGAGGTCGAGCGGCTCGGTCAAGGGGCCGCCACGACGGCTCGGAGGCTGGCCGGGCCCGTCGCCGTCAGGTCCTCTTGCAGTGCGCGGACTCCATGTACAGGCCGGTGTCGCCGTGGTTGAAGCCGCCGCAGTTGGCCCGGGCGCCCCGAATGTTCACGGTCTCCATGACGTGGACCACCGGGAGCTTCTGGTTGATCTCGAGGGCGGTGAGCGGCGGGCCGCCCGGTGTGGACAGGCCGAGGATCATCCGTTGGATCTGGAGGAACTTGGCCTGGTAGGTGGCCGTGTCCGGCGCCTTGCTGGCCTCCAGCCACAGCTGGTCCATCAGCGTGCTCTTGTACCCCGAGGCGTTGGCGAATGAGTTGCTCTGGATCACCTGGTCGGTGTGGACGAGGCGCCGGGCGCCGAACTGCGGCTCGGCCCCGTTGTTGTTGGAGTACCCGCCCATGTCGAATGTGCGGGCATGGAAGATGCGGGGGGCGACGACGCTGCCGTTGTTCGCGCTGATGGTGGTGACGTCGATCCCGATGGTCTTCAGCTGGGCCTTGATCTCCGTTGCCAGGTTCTCGCCGCCCGTGGCGTGGATGTACTCGAGCGCCAGCTTGGTGCCGTCGGGGACCACCAGCTCGGGATCGGCGTTGTTCTCGTTGGGGTGGTTCAGCGCCCGGCGGAACCCGTCGGGGTTGCCCGTGTCGGACCAGCCGGCCGCCGAGAGGAGGGCCCCGGCCGCCGCGCGGTCGAAGGTGGGGAGCGGCTGGGGGCCCTGGTAGGCGCCGCCGTTGGGCAGGGCGAAGCTGCTGTGGATGGGGGCGTCGGCCACGCGCCCGGTCTGGAAGTAGACGTCGTTCCACATCTTGGGCCGGTCGAGCGCCTTGAAGATGGCCTCCCGGACCCGGCTGTCCCCGAGGATCCTGTGGGGGGGTGCGTTCTCGTTCGAACCGGCCTTGTTCTGGCCGAAGTAGGGGCTGCTGGGCGGGTAGCCGCCCTGCTCGGGAGGCAGGCCGACGGCCTGCGTCCCGCCCGGCGGCGGAGGGGCGGCGGTGGCCGATCCGGCCTGCCGCTTGGTCATGTTGAGCCCGATGGTCTGGATGTTGGTGCTGCGGGGGAACGCGATCTCGATGGTGGTGTTCCTCCGCAAGCGGACGACGTCGGCGACGTTCACGTTGGCGACGTCGACCGCTCCCGACTCCAGCGACGTGGCGGCGTTGCCGGACACCACCTTCTTGAAGACCTCGTCGAGGTAGGGGAGGCGGTTTCCGGCGCCGTCGACCCGGAAGTAGTCGGGGTTCTTCACCGTGCGGACGCCTTCGCTCCCGAGGGACTTGAACCGGAACGGACCGGTGCCGACGGGGCTGACGGTGGCGGGGCAGATCGGCGTGGTCGGCGGCGAGTTGAAGAGGGACCCGTCGGAGAAGCAGGGACCGTAGGCCGTCTCCGAGATGATCGGCGCCTCGGTGACGGTGAGGGCGAACGGGAACGGGGCGAATATCTGCCGGAGGTTGAACTTCACCGTCCCGCCGTTGCCGGGCGAGGGCGGGAGCGTCTGGATGGCCTCCGGCGGGACGACGGTGCTCGTCGTCTGCCCCGTCACACCGAGCGCCGGGTTGAGGGCTCGGGTGCGGCTGTGGGCGGCGAGGATCGCCCGGGAGAAGCTGAACTCGACGTCGGCGGGCTCCAGCACCTCGCCGTCGCCCGGCCTGGTGGCGTCGGCGCCGTGGAACTTCACCCCCGGCCGCAGGACGAAGGTGGCGACCGTGGTGACGGCGTCGCACGCTGCGGCCGCGCAGTTGGCGTTCGAGGAGGACGGAACGTTGTTGTCGACGGTGAAGCTCAGGGCAAGGTCGCCCCCCAGGCTCCCGTCGCGCTCGTAGCGCAACAGGCCGTTGAACATGTCCGCTCCGTTGCTGACCACGTCGCTCGCCGTGTTGACGGAGTGGTTCAGCGCCTGGCCCGGAGAGGACGAGCCGTTGTTGATGACGAGCGTCCCCCCGAGCACCGGCGTCGACGACGCCCCGCAGCCCGTGTCGACCTGGCAGGTGATCACGAAGCACGACCCGGCGGGACCGCACGACGGCCCCGAGGAGACGACGACGTCGTGCGTGGTGGACGGTGAGCTGAGGAACCCCTGCTCCACCAGCTGCTCCTCGGTGCCGTAGAAGCCGTTCTTGGCGAAGAAGGCCTCCTGCGCCGTGCGGATCGTGCGGGCGTCGGTCTTGACGGCCGAGGACTCGCCACGGTCGGTCACCCCCCCGACGCTGAACACCACCACCCCGGCCAGGATCCCGAGGATGACGACGACGACCAGGAGCTCGATGAGCGTGAACCCACCCTCGCCTCGCCGCCCGTTCCCCCGAGCACGAGCAGAACAACGACGCGCCAGCAATCGCGGCACCATCCCCGGTTCCCCAATCTCCCGGCCCGCCAGTGGCGAAATCCCGGCGGAACAGCCAAAGCGTAATTCCCGCCGGGGCCGCCGAGGCTGAAGATTTGCTGAGGATGCGCGAACCGGAGGGGCCGCTCGGGTCCCCCGAGGTCAGCTCTCGACGCACGCCGTCCATGGCGTTCGGGAGGTCGATGCCGTGGAGTGGACCACCGTCGACTCGGGGAGCTCGTTCTTCAGCACCACGCGCACCTTGTCGCCCGGGTCGACCCGGATCGTCGGTCCCGTTGGCGCTACCGGCGGTCCGAGCCGCCCTTGCGCTCGGCCAGCCGTGCCGCGTACGCGGCCGCCTCGGTCCGCCTGCTCATGCCCAGCTTGGCCAGCACGTTGGAGACGTAGTTCTTCACCGTCTTCTCGGCCAGGAACATCCGGTCGCCGATCTGGCGGTTGGTGAGCCCCTCGGCGATCAGGTCGAGGATGCGCCGCTCCTGCTCGGTGAGCGACGCCAGCTCGTCGTCCTCGGGGCGGGACCGCAGGCGCTCGAACACCCGCTGCGTCACCGCCGGGTCGAGGAGCGACTCGCCGCGCGCCACCCGGCGCACGGCGTCCACCAGGTCGGCGCCCTTGACCTGCTTGAGGACGTAACCCGCCGCCCCCGCCATGATGGAGGCGAACAGGGCCTCGTCGTCGGCGAACGACGTGAGCATCAGGCAGTTGACCTCGGGGTGGCGCGAGCGGATGTCCCGGCACACCTCGACGCCGTCGCCGTCGGGCAGCCGTACGTCCAGCACGGCGACGTCGGGGCTGGTGGCCGGGACCCGGCGCAGCGCCTCCTCCGCCGTCCCGGCTTCGCCCACGACCACGAGGTCGTCCTCGGCCTCCAGGAGCTCCCGGAGACCCCGGCGGACCACCTCGTGATCGTCGAGCAGGAACACGCGCGTCGGCATGGCGCCATTCTGCCGTGCCGAACCTCCATAGGCTGGTGAGCATGGTCGGGGCGGCTGGTCCGAGGAGCCTGCGACGGTTGCTCGACGCCGTGCTGAGCGTCACCTCCGACCTCGACCTGACCACGATGCTCCACCGCATCGTGTCGGCGGCGGTGGAGCTGGTCGACGCCGAGTACGGCGCCCTCGGCGTGCTGGACGCCAGCCGGACCAGCCTGGCCGAGTTCATCACCGTGGGCGTCGACGACGAGGTCCACCGGGCCATCGGCGAGCTGCCCCGCGGCCACGGGATCCTCGGCCTGCTCATCGTGGACCCCAAGCCCATCCGGCTCCCGGACCTGCGGGAGCACCCAGACAGCTACGGCTTCCCGCCCAACCACCCGCCCATGCAGTCGTTCCTCGGCGTGCCGGTGCGGGTGCGCGACGAGGTCTTCGGCAACCTGTACCTCACCGACAAGACGACGGCCGAGGTGTTCACCGACGTCGACGAGGAGCTGGTCGTCGCCCTGGCCGCCGCCGCCGGCATCGCCATCGAGAACGCCCGCCTGCACGCCCGGGTCCAGGAGCTGGCCCTCCTCGAGGACCGCGAGCGCATCGCCCGCGACCTCCACGACACGGTGATCCAGCGCCTGTTCGCCACCGGCCTGTCGCTCCAGGGCGCCGCCCGCCTGGCCCAGCGCCCCGAGGTGGCGGCCCGCATCGGCCAGGCCGTCGAGGACCTCGACCTCACCGTCAAGCACATCCGGTCCGCCATCTTCGGCCTGGAGTCGTCCCGGCCCTCGGCCGGCGGGCTGCGTGCCCGCGTCCTGTCGGTCGCCGGGGAGGCGGCCGGGCCGCTCGGGTTCGAGGCCCGGGTCCTGTTCGACGGCCCGCTGGACACCGCCGTGCCGGCCGCCGTCGCCGCCGACCTCCAGACCGTCCTGCGGGAGGCGCTCACCAACGTGGCCCGCCACGCCAAGGCCCGCCGGGTGGACGTGACCGTCAAGGCCGAGCTGGGCGGCGACATCGTGCTGCGGGTCGAGGACGACGGCATCGGCAGGACCGACGCCGCCCTGCCCGAGCCGGGCGGCGGGCTGGGCCTGCGGAACATCGCCAGGCGGGCGGAGCGCTACGGCGGGCGCCTGGAGATGTCGGGGAGCGCCAACGGCGGCTTCGTGCTCGAGTGGCGGGTCCCCCAGAGCCCGGCCCAGGCGTGAGCGGAGCGCGCCGGCCGTGACCGGGCCCGTGCCCGACGACGACCAGGCCGGCGGTCGCGGCCGCGGCCTCACGGTCCTCGGTGAGGACGAGTGCCGCGCCCTGCTGGCGCGTCATTCGCTCGGCCGGCTCGGCTTCGTCTCCGGCGAGGGGTGGCCGGTGATCCTGCCCGTGAACTATGTGTTCGACGAGCCGAGCATCGTGGTCCGCACGGGCGCCGGCACCAAGCTCTCCGACATCCCCCTGACCATGGTCGCCTTCGAGGTGGACGCCGCCGACCCCGCCGGGGCGTGGGGTTGGAGCGTGCTGGCGCAGGGACCGGCGTTCGACATCACGGACTCGCTCGACGACCACTCGGAGTCGCTCCGCCACCTTCCCGTCGACCCGCGGGCGCCGGGCGACAAGCCCCACTGGCTGAGGATCAGCGCCCGGCGGCTCAGCGGCCGCCGCTTCGGCGAGGTCCCCGCCGGCTCGTGACCGCGGGTACCCGCGTCCTGGTGGTGAACACCGGGTCGAGCAGCGTCAAGCTCCGGCTGCTCGGCGGGGACGACGCGGTCGCCTTCCGCGCCGACCTGGGCCCCATGGCGGACCCGTCGTCGGTGGCCGGCCTGGTCCGCCACCTGCGGGCGTTGGCGTCGTCGGGTGACGTGGACGTGGTCGGCCACCGGGTGGTCCACGGCGGCGACCGGTTCCGGGCGAGCGTGGTCGTGGGCGACGCGGTCGAGCAGGAGCTCGACGACCTGGGCGACCTGGCGCCGCTGCACAACCCGCCCGCCGTCGCCGCCCTGCGCGCCGCCCGCCGGCTCGTCGCCGTCCCCCACGTCGCCTGCTTCGACACCGCCTTCCACGCCACGATGCCGGCCGAGGCGTCCACCCTGGCCGTGCCGGCCGTGTGGCGGGAGCGCTGGGGCGTGCGGCGCTACGGGTTCCACGGGCTCAGCCACGCCTACGCCGCACGGCGGGCGGCGGCGCTGGTCGGGCGACCACCGGAGTCGCTCCGGGTGGTGACCTGCCACCTCGGCGCGGGCGCCTCGCTGTGCGCCGTCGTCGCCGGTCGATCGGTCGACACCACCATGGGGTTCACGCCCCTGGACGGGTTGGTGATGGCCACCCGGTCGGGTGCCGTCGACCCCGGCGCCCTCCTGTGGCTCCAGCGCCGGGCCGGTCTCGATCCGGACGACATGGAGACGGCCCTGGACCGGGAGTCCGGGCTTCTCGGGCTCTCGGGCACCGGCTCGAGCCCGCGCGAGCTGTACCCGGCGGCGGACGCCGGCCACCGGGCCGCCCGCCTCGCCCTCGACGTCTACCTCCACCGGCTGGCCGCCGCCGTCGCCGCCATGGCGACGTCGGCCGGCGGGCTGGACGCCATCGCGTTCACCGGCGGGGTGGGCGAGAACGACGCCCGCCTGCGGTCCGACGCGGTGGCCCGCCTGGCGTGGCTGGGCGCCGCCGTCGACCCGGGGGCGAACGGCGAGGCGGGCGGCGACCGGGTGGTGTCGCCCCGCGGCGCCCAACCGGTCGTGTGCGTGGTGGCGGCCCGGGAGGACGTGGAGATCGCCGCCGAGGCCCGGAGGACGGCCGGCCCCTGAGGCGGGCCCGGGTGGTTCCGCCGGCGGCGGCGCTGCCGGTCGGCCGGCGCCGCGGGACCCGGCGCCGCTGCCGTCGGCCGGGCGCTCAGGGGTCGCCGGCCTTCAGCCCTCGAGCACCTTGGCCAGCGGTGACTCGTCGAGCCGGTCGAGCAGCTCGCCCACGTCCTCGTAGACGGCGACCGCCCCCGCCTCCTCCAGCTGCTCCCTCGTGGCGCCGCCGGTGAGCACGCAGACGGTCGAAAGCCCGAGCTTGGCCGCCGCCTCGACGTCCCACGGCGTGTCGCCCACCACCATCGTGCGGCCCCGGCCCAGGTCGAACTTCTGGAGCGCCGCCTCGAAGATGTCGGGTGACGGCTTGCTGTGGGCCACGTCGCCCTTGGAGACGGCGCCCTCGACGGCGTCGTCGGCCCCCACCGCCTCGCGCAGCCGGGCCAGGTCCTCCTCGTCCGAGGACGTGGCCAGCACGACCCGGGCGCCCCGGCGGGCCAGCTCGGCGAGCAGGTCGGCCGCCCGGGGGAAGGCGGTGATCTCCTGCTTGAACGGCTCGTACCGCCGCGAGTGGGCGTCGCTCGCCTCCTCGCTCTCCCGCCCGATCAGGCGGTGCACCAGCTGGTCGGACCCCATGCCGATCAGCGGGTGGATGCGGCTCATGGGGACGTCCTCGCCGATGTCGCGGAAGGCGCGCCACCAGGCGACGGCGTGGAAGTAGTTGGTGTCGACGAGGGTGCCGTCGACGTCGACGAGGATGGCGGGCCGGTCGTTGTCCACCGCCCCGCCCTACCCATTGGGCGACGGTCCGGAACGCCGCCCCCGGTCAGTGCTGCCCGGGGAAGACGTCCTCCTCGGACTCGTGCCAGACGGGGTGGTCGCCCGCCGTCTCGACGTTGAAGCCGTAGTCGTAGGCGAGCGAACCGCCGATGGTGCCGCCGAGCGTGGTCAGCACGAACACCACGAGGCTGAGCACGAGCAGCGGCCCGGGCGTGGACGCCTCGTCGGAGAACGTGCCCAGGCGCAGGACGACGCCGACCAGCACGCCGACGGTGACCGCCACCATCGTCCACGCGTGGGCGTTCACCGTGCGCCGGGCCTGCGTGCCCTTCTGGGTGGACTTCAGCCAGTCCCAGAAACCGGTGGCGGCGGCGGCCAGGCCGACGACGAACCCGCCGACCAGGGTGAACGTACCGGCGCGGAAGAAGTCGCGGGCCCACTCCTGGTCGCTCCCCAGGAACGAGATCACGTCGAAGGCGGCCACCAGCACGTAGGCACCGACCGGCACGTCGGTCAGCGGCGGGTGCAGCGGCTTCCCCGCCCACCCCCGCAGACCCTTGAACTTGCGGCCCCGCATGGTGAGCGAGGGCCGGAACGACAGTGCCCGCACGTCAGCTCCCTTCTGGTCCGATGGTCACCGTGACGCAGCAGTGGCCCGGCTCGAACTCCGGCCGCGCCTCCAGGCCCTCCGCCCCCAGCCCCTCGACCACGCCCTCCAGCAGCGCCCGGTTCATGCCGCACACCAGCGCCCGGTGCTCCTCGGCCAGGGCGTGGAACGGGCAGTTGCGCAGGCGGAGGACGCCGTCGTCGTCGAACGGCTCGTACCCGTAGCTCCCCAGCGCCTCGGAGAGGACGGCGCACCGGTCGGGGGCCGTGCCCGGCGCCAGCCCCTCGCCGATCGACGTCCCCAGGCCCCGGCCGAAGCGCCGCGCCGCCCCGTCGACCGCCTCCGGTGCCGGCGTGGCCCCGGCCGCCGCCTCCACACCCTGGGCCAGGAGGCGGGCGGCCAGCCCGTAGCGCCGGGGCGGCAGCGTGATGTCGTGGTCGACGGCCGAGCGCCGGTACAGCTTGGACGGCCGGCCCGAGCCGGGCCCGGTGCGGCCCGTCAGCCGGCGGAACGACGCCTCCAGCAGGCCGCGCTCGACCAGCTTGTCGAGGTGGAACGCGGCGAGGCTGCGGTCGATGCCGACGGCGGCGGCGGCCTCGTCGCGGCCCACGTCACCGGCCCGGGAGGAGACGTAGGAGTACAGCGACCGGCGGACGGGCTCGCTGAGCAGCGCCACGGCGACCACCTGGTCGTCGAACGACCGGGGCGGCGACGCGCTCACCGCGCCGCCCGGTAGTCTAAGATCAGCATGAGTTCAGTTTACATCGGCGACCCCGTCCGGTCCACGCCCGACCGGGCGCCTACCGTCGGCTCGTCCGACGCCACCGACAAGAGGCCAGCGAGACAAGGAGCACCCCGATGGGCATCATCCCGGCCGACCGCACCGCCGAGGTCACCGTGGTCCGGGCGCCGGAGCTGCGGCTCGTGCAGGGCGGCGCCGACGTGGACCTGCCGGCGGCCGAGCGCGCCGTGGCCGACCTCCTGGCCGCCCTGGGACAGGACCTCGACGACGAGCACCTGCGGGACACCCCCCGCCGGGTGGCCGCCACCTTCGACGAGCTCCTGTCGCCCCGGCCGTTCAGCGTCACCACGTTCCCGAACGACGAGGGGTACGACGAGCTGGTGATCGCCCGGGACATCCCGTTCCACTCGCTCTGCCAGCACCACCTCCTCCCGTTCAAGGGGGTCGCCCACGTGGCCTACCTGCCGGGCGAGCGCATCGTCGGGCTGTCGAAGCTGGCCCGGGTGGTCGAGCTGTTCGCCCGCCGCCTCCAGGTGCAGGAGCGGCTCACCAAGCAGATCGCCGACTGGCTGGTGCACCACCTCCACCCCAAGGGTGTCGGCGTGGTCGTCGAGGCCGAGCACCTGTGCATGACGCTGAGGGGCGTGCAGGCCACCGGGTCACGGACCGTCACGTCGTCCCTCCACGGCCTGCTCCGCGACGACCCGGGATCGCGCGCCGAGTTCCTCGCCCTGGCCGGCGTCCGGGCGTGACCCTGCTCGCTCCCCCCGCCGGCGCCGGCGCCATCGCCGGCGCGACCGTGGCCGACCTGGTGGCGGCCAAGGGGGGCCACACCGTCGCCGTCTGCATCCCGGCCCGCAACGAGTCGGCCACCATCGCGTCGGTGGTCCGCGTCGCCCGCCGCCTCGCCGCTGCCGGGCTGGTGGACGAGCTGGTGGTGGTGGACGACGGCTCGGTCGACGCCACCGGCCCCCTGGCCGCCGCCGCCGGGGCGCGGGTGCTCGTGGCGCCGACGGGGCCGGGCAAGGGCCAGGCACTGGCCGCCGCCGTCTCCGCCACCGTCGCCGACGTGGTCGTCTTCGTGGACGCCGACGTGGCGAACTTCTCGGAGCGCTTCGTGACCGCCCTCGTCGCCCCGCTGCTGTACGACCCCTCCGTGCAGCTCGTCAAGGGCGCCTACCGCCGGGCGCTCCACGGCGTCGCCGGCGAGGGCGGTCGGGTCACCGAGCTGGTCGCCCGCCCCCTGCTGGAGCGCTTCTTCCCCGAGCTGGCCGGCGTGGGCCAGCCCCTGGCCGGCGAGACGGCGGTGCGCCGGTCGGCCCTGGACGGCGTGGCCCTGGAGGACGGCTACGCCATCGAGATCGCCCTCCTGATCGACGTCTACCGGCGGTGGGGTGCCGGCGCCGTGGCCGAGGTCGACCTGGGCGAGCGGGTCCACCGCAACCGCCCGCTGGCCGACCTGCGCCACCAGGCGGGGGCCGTGCTGGACGCCGTGCTCGCCCGCGCCGGCGCGCCCGGCTGACGGTGGGCGGCCGCCCGGCCCTCCGCCTGCGCCTGCGGGGCACCACGCTGGAGATCCGGCCCGGAGCTCCCCTGGTGATGGGCGTCGTGAACGCCAGCCCCGAGTCGTTCTCCGACGGGCCGGACATGGCCACGCCGGGCCGCCGGATGGCCCGGGCCGCCGAGCTGCTGGAGCAGGGTGCCGACCTGGTGGACGTGGGCGGTGAGTCCGGCGTCACCGACCGGGCGCCCCTCGAGCCGGACGAGGAGACCGCCCGCATCCTGCCCCTGGTCCGCGAGCTGGTGGCGGGGGGCGCCATCGTGTCGGTCGACACCTGGAAGGCGCCGGTGGCCCGGGCCGCGCTGGAGGCGGGCGCCCACCTGATCAACGACGTCAGCGGCCTGGCCGACCCCGAGATCGCCGGGCAATGCGCCCGCTTCGGCGCCGGGCTGGTCGTCATGCACACCCGCGCCCGGCCCAAGGTCAAGCAGTTCCCCGCCTACGACGACGTGGTCGGCGACGTGCGCCGGTTCCTCGAGCAGCGTGCCGACGAGGCGGTGGTACAGGGCGTCGGCCCCGAGTCCGTCGTGCTCGACCCCGGCCCCGACTTCGCCAAGACGCCGGCGCAGACGGTCGAGGTCCTCCGCCGGCTGGGCGACCTCACGGCCCTCGGCCGGCCGCTGCTGCTGGCGGTGTCCCGAAAGGACTTCGTCGGTGCGCTCACCGGCCGGGCGCCGCGGGGGCGGCTGGCAGGGACGCTGGCCGCCATCGGCGAGGGCGTCGACGCGGGAGCGTCGATCCTGCGCGTCCACGACGTCGCCGCCGCACGCGACTACCTGGCCGTGCGGGCCGCCCTGCGGGGGGAGCCGCCCGTCGACCCCTCCCTCCACCTGCCCGAGCACCTCCGGCGTGAGGCTCCGGCGGCGGGCGGCACCGGGGGCTAGCCCCGGCGGCGCCCCCAGCGGCGGTGGCCGCCGCGGCTCCGGCGGCGCGTGGGAATGATGTCGTCGTCCGTCCTGCTCCACGCGGTGACCGGCTTCTCCGGTGCCCTCGCCTCGTCGGCCGCGGTGGGGCCGGCATCGACGGCGTCGTGGGCGTCGTGGGCGTCGAGGGTGGGCCAGCCGGCCGGCTCCCGCTCCGGTCGCGTGGGCGGCGCCCCCGTGGCGGGCACCGCCGTCGGCTCGGCCGGGGCCGGTCGCGACGGGTCGTCGGCGGCGGCGGCGAAGCCGTCGGGGCCGGCGTCGGTCGCCACCGCGGCCCTCGCCCACGCCGAGAACAGCTCGTCGAGGCGGTCGTCGTCGGCCCAGTCGGCGGCCCCCTCCGCCCGGACGACGGACAGCGAACGCAGCTGGCTCCACGTCCCGGGCGACTCGGCCGGCATCCGGACGGGCCGGTCGGCGGGCGCCTCGTCGCCCGCGACGGCCGGGCGGGCGGTGGGTTCGGTCAGTGACATGTGCTCGCGTCTCCAGGCGCCGGCGGAACGAATGACCCTCCCGGTCGCTCGGGTCCCGGCACTCTTGTGTCGGCCGGACGGACCGGGCGCTTCAGGGATTTCTGCTCCGACCGCCACGAAGGCGTCCGCAGACCTTCACGCGCCCGGTCGGCGGCCGTCATGCGGCCGCAACCTCCGGCCGTCACCATCCCGGCATGACGAACACCACCGTCGCTCCGCTTCGGCCGCGCGCCCGGCGCCGCCCCCCGACCGGCCGGTTGGCCGTGTTCGACCTCGACCGCACGCTCCTCCCGGGCTCCAGCCTCTTCGAGCTGGGCCGCGTCCTGGCCGACCGGGGCGTCATCGACCGCACCGTCGTGGCCCGCCACGCCCTCGTGGCCGCCGTCTTCGCCCGGCGAGGCCTCCCGGACTCCCGCATCGAGCGGGTCCGCGACCGCGTGCTGGCAGCGTCCGCCGACCGCGACGGCGACCAGCTGGCGTCCGTCGCCCGCGAGGTGGGCGTCCGGCTGGCGTCCGGCGCTCACCCGGCCGCCCGCTGGCTCATCGACCGCCACCACGCCGCCGGCGACGTCTGCGTCGTCCTCTCGGCCAGCCCCCAGGAGCTGGTCGAGGCGGTGGGGGCGGGCCTGGGCGCCGACCGGTCCATCGGGACCCGGGTGGAGGTCGTCGGCGGCCGCCTCACGGGTCGGCTCGACGGGGCGTTCTGCCACGGCTCCGGGAAGCTCGAGCGCCTACGCGACGAGCTGGGAGAGGTCGACCTCGACCGGGCCGTCGCCTACGCCGACAGCGGGTCCGACCTTCCGCTCCTCGCCGCCTGCGGCCACCCGGTGGCCGTCAACCCCGACCGCCGGCTGCGGGACGCGGCGGCCGCCGGCGGCTGGCCCGTGCTCCGGCTGGGCTGAACCTCGCTCCGGGCGGCGGCGGAGACGACCCACGCGCCGGAGCCGAAGAGCACGCCCTCGTCCCCGCCGTGGGCGACCAGGACGTCGCCCAGCCGGTCCAGGGCCGCCCGCCGCGAGGGCGCGTCGAGCCCCTCGAGCATCCGACGGGACAGGTCGAGGGTGCTGACGAACGCGAACGCCTCTTCGACGTCGGCGCCGAACACCACCGGCTCGTCGACGGCGTCGACGGCGACGTCGTCGAAGCCGGCCTCGGCCAGGACGGCCCGCACGGTCGCCTCGTCGGCCAGGACGAACGCCCCCGGGTCGCCCGCCGGGCGCTCGGGCACGGGCCGTCCCCCGGCCAGCGCCTCCCCCACCGCCTCCAGCCACTCGTTCGCCTCCAGGGCCCGCCACACCAGCAGGGCCAGGCGACCGCCGGGACGCAGGGTCCGGGCCAGGTTGGCGAACGCCGGCACCGGGTGGCCGAAGTACATGGCCGCGAAGCGGCTGACGGCGACGTCGAAGGAGCCCGCCTCGAAGTCGTGCACGGCGGCGTCGCCCTCGACGATCGTCACGTTGCCGACGCCGGCGCCCCGCAGCCGCTGCCGGGCCCGGGCGACCAGCGGCGGGGCGACGTCGATGCCGACGACCGGCCCGGGGGCCGCCGCCCGGCCCAGCTCGGCGGTGAACCCGCCGGCGCCGCAGCCGACGTCCAGCACGGCGTCGCCCGGGCCCAGCCCGGCCCGCTCGAGCAGGAGCGGGTCGTACCGGGCGGTCAGGGCCTCGGTCCGCTGCTCGAACTCGGCGGCGTGGAGCATCGACAGGTCGTAGGCGACGGCGGCCGGCGCCATGGCGAACTGGCGGGCCATCTCGGCGGCCACCCCGGGGACGTCGCGAGCCAGCTCGAGCAGCGGCCGGCGCCGGCCCGAGGCGAGGGCCAGCAGGGCCGAGTCGAGCCGGTCGGACAGCGGCGCGCGTGAGGGGGACGGCGGCGGCATGGGCGCGGGGCCAGTGTCGCGCCACCGGCACCCCCAGCCGCGCGCGCGGGCGGTTCGCGGCGTCCGCGGCAAATTGGGTCAACCGCCTGATGCGCCGATTCGACCGACCCGGGTAGACTTGGGTGGGGTTTCGCGCGATCAGGGCCAAAACTGCCGCGATCGGGCCGGTTCCCCCCGAGCAAGGCGCGAGAGCGCCGGGAGGCACGATGGCGATGGCGGGCGCTGAGGAGCGGCAGAGGGCGGGAAAGCGGGAGTACCTCCGGGTGGCGGAGGTTGCCGATCTGTTCCATGTCTCCACCAAGACGGTCGTCCGGTGGGCGACGGAAGGCAAGCTGCCGCATGTCCTCACCCTCGGTGGGCACCGGAGGTTCCCCCGTGAGGACATCGAGAAGGTGGTCGAGGGCCTCCAGCGGGGCGGGGGCTGACCCCGGCGGCGCTCAGCCGCTGACCAGCGACGCCAGCGCCCACACGGCGGCCATCAGCCC
The window above is part of the Acidimicrobiales bacterium genome. Proteins encoded here:
- a CDS encoding ABC transporter substrate-binding protein; its protein translation is MVPRLLARRCSARARGNGRRGEGGFTLIELLVVVVILGILAGVVVFSVGGVTDRGESSAVKTDARTIRTAQEAFFAKNGFYGTEEQLVEQGFLSSPSTTHDVVVSSGPSCGPAGSCFVITCQVDTGCGASSTPVLGGTLVINNGSSSPGQALNHSVNTASDVVSNGADMFNGLLRYERDGSLGGDLALSFTVDNNVPSSSNANCAAAACDAVTTVATFVLRPGVKFHGADATRPGDGEVLEPADVEFSFSRAILAAHSRTRALNPALGVTGQTTSTVVPPEAIQTLPPSPGNGGTVKFNLRQIFAPFPFALTVTEAPIISETAYGPCFSDGSLFNSPPTTPICPATVSPVGTGPFRFKSLGSEGVRTVKNPDYFRVDGAGNRLPYLDEVFKKVVSGNAATSLESGAVDVANVNVADVVRLRRNTTIEIAFPRSTNIQTIGLNMTKRQAGSATAAPPPPGGTQAVGLPPEQGGYPPSSPYFGQNKAGSNENAPPHRILGDSRVREAIFKALDRPKMWNDVYFQTGRVADAPIHSSFALPNGGAYQGPQPLPTFDRAAAGALLSAAGWSDTGNPDGFRRALNHPNENNADPELVVPDGTKLALEYIHATGGENLATEIKAQLKTIGIDVTTISANNGSVVAPRIFHARTFDMGGYSNNNGAEPQFGARRLVHTDQVIQSNSFANASGYKSTLMDQLWLEASKAPDTATYQAKFLQIQRMILGLSTPGGPPLTALEINQKLPVVHVMETVNIRGARANCGGFNHGDTGLYMESAHCKRT
- a CDS encoding response regulator transcription factor, encoding MPTRVFLLDDHEVVRRGLRELLEAEDDLVVVGEAGTAEEALRRVPATSPDVAVLDVRLPDGDGVEVCRDIRSRHPEVNCLMLTSFADDEALFASIMAGAAGYVLKQVKGADLVDAVRRVARGESLLDPAVTQRVFERLRSRPEDDELASLTEQERRILDLIAEGLTNRQIGDRMFLAEKTVKNYVSNVLAKLGMSRRTEAAAYAARLAERKGGSDRR
- a CDS encoding GAF domain-containing protein, with protein sequence MLDAVLSVTSDLDLTTMLHRIVSAAVELVDAEYGALGVLDASRTSLAEFITVGVDDEVHRAIGELPRGHGILGLLIVDPKPIRLPDLREHPDSYGFPPNHPPMQSFLGVPVRVRDEVFGNLYLTDKTTAEVFTDVDEELVVALAAAAGIAIENARLHARVQELALLEDRERIARDLHDTVIQRLFATGLSLQGAARLAQRPEVAARIGQAVEDLDLTVKHIRSAIFGLESSRPSAGGLRARVLSVAGEAAGPLGFEARVLFDGPLDTAVPAAVAADLQTVLREALTNVARHAKARRVDVTVKAELGGDIVLRVEDDGIGRTDAALPEPGGGLGLRNIARRAERYGGRLEMSGSANGGFVLEWRVPQSPAQA
- a CDS encoding pyridoxamine 5'-phosphate oxidase family protein → MTGPVPDDDQAGGRGRGLTVLGEDECRALLARHSLGRLGFVSGEGWPVILPVNYVFDEPSIVVRTGAGTKLSDIPLTMVAFEVDAADPAGAWGWSVLAQGPAFDITDSLDDHSESLRHLPVDPRAPGDKPHWLRISARRLSGRRFGEVPAGS
- a CDS encoding acetate/propionate family kinase translates to MTAGTRVLVVNTGSSSVKLRLLGGDDAVAFRADLGPMADPSSVAGLVRHLRALASSGDVDVVGHRVVHGGDRFRASVVVGDAVEQELDDLGDLAPLHNPPAVAALRAARRLVAVPHVACFDTAFHATMPAEASTLAVPAVWRERWGVRRYGFHGLSHAYAARRAAALVGRPPESLRVVTCHLGAGASLCAVVAGRSVDTTMGFTPLDGLVMATRSGAVDPGALLWLQRRAGLDPDDMETALDRESGLLGLSGTGSSPRELYPAADAGHRAARLALDVYLHRLAAAVAAMATSAGGLDAIAFTGGVGENDARLRSDAVARLAWLGAAVDPGANGEAGGDRVVSPRGAQPVVCVVAAREDVEIAAEARRTAGP